The proteins below come from a single Stomoxys calcitrans chromosome 1, idStoCalc2.1, whole genome shotgun sequence genomic window:
- the LOC131994307 gene encoding uncharacterized protein LOC131994307 isoform X2: MSDNQTKKRTSGRNTQGIPPARFDSEIYDMSLTHSPKAKTPSHNPQNEPLNAASTSTPPANLNNVNSSSSSQHQKTPVNSQASVPKPANEIIELKKHVNAQMQQMQRQMQAIQTEILASTQQMQNTAKQMQEQFANLQSLSAMPSLISLLQQTQSQTPQLHVSHNPPSSHLPTSETQEPLNSPDRTSYHQPPPGSSITSDMSVHSSHSQNSLHLPQKKIYPLPTFTGLPEEWQTFYESFESTTTEFGYSNLHNIMRLRDSLKGRAKESVESLLGNSSKVAAILELLQETFGRPEQLIRSQIEKVRSVSPIANDNLEALVNYANKICNMATFLKNAKGEHHLTNPSLLSELVSKLSTNRQMQWAEKCLQLQEPATIVDFANRLSTLRRLANMVNDTLPIASTSANRRHVPTTTSQTSTRKFACVGVSSGHQCPVCNGECKGIKNCPTFLQMSLDDRWSKVKQIKTCFSCLKRGHQVKNCHQKGRCGVNGCQKPHHSLLHKTFPALESSSAVLSQPNMNTDAITQQTESQLDARRNCHATCHTENVLFQILPITIYGKQKQLTIYAFVDDGANVSMLHTDIANELNIHGERDFLELQWLNNHRTSQNTEKINITISGIGHYKDKYTISNIYLSADLSLPVQSCHMAHFLKSQECEKISKFPVHDYSNVRPMMILSLQHSFLTVPLEVPRLISEFGPIVTITRLGAILYGPIPGDKNNTNKHVLHFRRCSKTENNLLEDMNNMMRGYFDVETLGIKVYTKPLISKKNERAMQLLNKATKWVNGRYECPLLWKENVPLIPESYDMALRRLYSIEQKMAKNREYGIEYKAKIDDYIKKGYCRKLTTEEKEAKYDRVFYIPHFGVKNPNKKGIRLVFDAAAEINEFSLNKALISGPDLNNPLISILFKLREGPIAVCGDIKEMFHQIGVTKMDQNCQRFLWRNGDVNSPVDIYVMELLIFGATCSPTIAQFVKNLNAKKFLDTLPRAVRGITDRHYVDDYVHCFQSEEDAVKILKEVIKIHKVAGFHLHGIKSNSKKVLDECGNPDGDKGSSGNTFCYDGVERILGIRWVPATDVFCFDLKLNKVDGRILRGKKIPTKREMLCLNMSIYDPFGFVSDFMVTSKIIMQSVWKSGIQWDEELPKEIYGRWKFWLAQLPNIVKFNVPRFYNGAAVDQVRPQDVQTIRGKSSGGNFRKQSGGTMEVVSRSK, translated from the exons ATGTCCGACAATCAGACGAAGAAAAGAACCAGTGGCCGAAACACCCAAGGAATTCCTCCAGCCCGTTTTGATTCTGAGATATACGATATGTCGCTTACCCATTCGCCGAAAGCAAAAACGCCGTCTCACAACCCTCAAAACGAACCCTTAAATGCCGCTTCGACCAGTACACCTCCAGCCAACCTCAATAATGttaattcttcttcttcttcacagCATCAAAAGACACCAGTCAACTCGCAAGCCTCAGTTCCAAAACCTGCAAATGAAATTATTGAGTTGAAGAAACACGTAAATGCACAAATGCAGCAAATGCAACGTCAAATGCAGGCAATCCAGACAGAGATTCTTGCTTCGACACAACAAATGCAAAATACCGCTAAACAAATGCAAGAACAATTCGCCAATTTACAATCACTGTCTGCAATGCCTTCTTTGATATCACTATTACAGCAAACACAAAGCCAAACACCACAGCTGCACGTAAGTCATAACCCACCATCTTCACATTTGCCAACAAGTGAGACGCAAGAGCCATTAAATTCACCAGACCGCACATCGTATCACCAACCGCCACCAGGATCATCCATAACCTCAGATATGTCTGTCCACAGTTCACACTCACAAAATTCATTACATTTGCCTCAGAAGAAAATTTATCCATTACCTACTTTTACAGGCCTTCCCGAAGAATGGCAGACATTTTACGAATCATTTGAAAGCACAACCACTGAATTTGGATACTCCAACTTACACAACATAATGCGCCTGAGAGATTCTTTAAAGGGCCGAGCAAAGGAATCTGTAGAATCCCTCTTAGGTAATTCAAGCAAGGTCGCCGCCATTTTGGAACTGCTGCAAGAAACATTTGGCCGACCGGAACAGTTGATcaggagccaaattgaaaaagtaagGTCGGTGTCACCAATAGCCAATGACAATCTTGAGGCACTCGTCAATTACGCCAACAAAATATGCAACATGGCCACATTTCTAAAGAACGCCAAAGGTGAGCACCATTTAACAAATCCTTCGCTTCTAAGTGAATTAGTGTCCAAGCTGTCAACCAATCGCCAAATGCAGTGGGCAGAAAAATGTCTGCAGCTTCAGGAACCAGCCACTATCGTTGATTTTGCAAATAGGCTTTCTACACTACGCCGCCTAGCCAATATGGTCAACGACACATTGCCAATTGCAAGCACATCTGCTAATCGCCGCCATGTACCAACAACTACTTCACAAACATCCACCCGAAAATTTGCCTGCGTTGGAGTTTCTTCTGGTCATCAATGTCCAGTTTGTAATGGTGAGTGCAAAGGCATTAAAAATTGTCCAACTTTTTTACAGATGTCACTGGATGATCGTTGGAGCAAAGTGAAGCAAATTAAAACATGCTTCAGTTGCTTAAAGAGAGGACATCAAGTAAAAAACTGCCACCAAAAAGGACGTTGTGGGGTAAATGGCTGCCAAAAACCACATCACTCACTATTGCACAAAACTTTTCCGGCATTGGAGTCTTCATCAGCCGTTTTGTCACAACCCAACATGAATACCGACGCAATAACACAACAAACCGAATCGCAATTAGACGCAAGAAGAAATTGCCATGCAACATGCCACACCGAAAACGTATTGTTCCAAATTCTGCCCATAACAATATACGGTAAGCAAAAACAACTCACGATCTACGCGTTTGTTGACGACGGAGCAAATGTATCAATGCTGCACACAGACATTGCAAACGAGCTAAATATACATGGCGAAAGAGATTTTTTGGAACTTCAGTGGCTAAATAATCACCGCACTTCACAAAACaccgaaaaaattaatattacgATTAGTGGAATTGGCCACTACAAAGATAAATATACAATTTCCAATATTTATTTATCAGCTGATCTGTCATTGCCAGTGCAGAGTTGCCACATGGCTCATTTTTTAAAATCCCAGGAATGtgaaaaaatctcaaaatttcCCGTGCATGATTATTCTAACGTGCGACCAATGATGATATTGAGCCTGCAACACTCATTTTTGACCGTTCCCTTAGAAGTTCCACGTCTTATAAGTGAATTTGGGCCTATCGTTACAATAACAAGATTGGGAGCTATTTTATATGGACCGATACCAGGTGATAAAAATAACACTAATAAACATGTTTTGCATTTTCGTAGGTGTTCAAAAACTGAAAATAATCTACTCGAAGATATGAACAACATGATGCGTGGTTATTTTGATGTAGAAACATTGGGCATCAAAGTTTATACAAAACCACTGATTTCAAAGAAGAACGAAAGGGCGATGCAGTTATTGAACAAGGCTACAAAGTGGGTAAATGGCAGATACGAATGTCCTCTTTTATGGAAGGAGAATGTACCACTAATACCGGAGTCATACGACATGGCACTAAGACGTTTATATAGCATCGAGCAAAAAATGGCTAAAAATCGTGAGTATGGAATCGAATACAAAGCAAAAATCGATGATTATATTAAGAAAGGATACTGTCGGAAACTTACAACTGAAGAAAAAGAAGCCAAATATGATCGTGTTTTTTATATTCCACATTTTGGTGTGAAAAATCCCAACAAAAAAGGTATTCGTCTTGTATTTGATGCCGCCGCTGAAATTAATGAATTTTCTTTGAACAAGGCCCTAATATCAGGCCCAGACCTAAATAATCCACTAATTAGCATTCTTTTTAAATTAAGAGAAGGCCCAATCGCAGTATGCGGAGATATAAAGGAAATGTTTCATCAAATTGGTGTAACGAAAATGGACCAAAACTGCCAAAGATTTTTATGGAGGAATGGAGATGTGAATTCGCCAGTGGACATATATGTCATGGAGCTTCTGATATTCGGTGCCACTTGTTCCCCCACAATTGcccaatttgtgaaaaatttaaatgccaaaaaatttttggatacaCTCCCTAGAGCCGTTCGTGGTATCACAGATCGTCATTATGTGGATGACTATGTCCACTGTTTTCAGTCCGAAGAAGATGCAgtcaaaatattaaaagaagTCATCAAAATTCACAAAGTTGCGGGATTCCACTTACATGGCATAAAATCCAACTCGAAAAAAGTGCTTGATGAGTGTGGTAACCCCGATGGCGATAAAGGTAGTAGTGGCAACACCTTTTGTTATGATGGAGTAGAACGAATACTCGGTATTCGATGGGTACCCGCAACAGAtgtcttttgttttgatttaaaacTAAATAAAGTGGACGGACGAATATTACGTGGTAAAAAAATTCCAACCAAACGAGAGATGTTGTGTTTAAATATGTCGATCTACGACCCGTTTGGTTTTGTGAGTGACTTTATGGTGACGTCGAAAATTATAATGCAAAGTGTGTGGAAGTCTGGTATACAATGGGATGAAGAGCTCCCTAAAGAAATATATGGCCGCTGGAAGTTTTGGTTAGCCCAATTGCCAAATATTGTGAAATTCAATGTGCCAAG ATTCTACAACGGTGCTGCAGTGGATCAGGTCCGACCACAGGATGTACAAACAATACGTGGCAAATCGAGTGGCGGAAATTTTAGAAAGCAGTCAGGTGGAACAATGGAGGTGGTGTCCAGGTCCAAATAA
- the LOC131994307 gene encoding uncharacterized protein LOC131994307 isoform X1 encodes MSDNQTKKRTSGRNTQGIPPARFDSEIYDMSLTHSPKAKTPSHNPQNEPLNAASTSTPPANLNNVNSSSSSQHQKTPVNSQASVPKPANEIIELKKHVNAQMQQMQRQMQAIQTEILASTQQMQNTAKQMQEQFANLQSLSAMPSLISLLQQTQSQTPQLHVSHNPPSSHLPTSETQEPLNSPDRTSYHQPPPGSSITSDMSVHSSHSQNSLHLPQKKIYPLPTFTGLPEEWQTFYESFESTTTEFGYSNLHNIMRLRDSLKGRAKESVESLLGNSSKVAAILELLQETFGRPEQLIRSQIEKVRSVSPIANDNLEALVNYANKICNMATFLKNAKGEHHLTNPSLLSELVSKLSTNRQMQWAEKCLQLQEPATIVDFANRLSTLRRLANMVNDTLPIASTSANRRHVPTTTSQTSTRKFACVGVSSGHQCPVCNGECKGIKNCPTFLQMSLDDRWSKVKQIKTCFSCLKRGHQVKNCHQKGRCGVNGCQKPHHSLLHKTFPALESSSAVLSQPNMNTDAITQQTESQLDARRNCHATCHTENVLFQILPITIYGKQKQLTIYAFVDDGANVSMLHTDIANELNIHGERDFLELQWLNNHRTSQNTEKINITISGIGHYKDKYTISNIYLSADLSLPVQSCHMAHFLKSQECEKISKFPVHDYSNVRPMMILSLQHSFLTVPLEVPRLISEFGPIVTITRLGAILYGPIPGDKNNTNKHVLHFRRCSKTENNLLEDMNNMMRGYFDVETLGIKVYTKPLISKKNERAMQLLNKATKWVNGRYECPLLWKENVPLIPESYDMALRRLYSIEQKMAKNREYGIEYKAKIDDYIKKGYCRKLTTEEKEAKYDRVFYIPHFGVKNPNKKGIRLVFDAAAEINEFSLNKALISGPDLNNPLISILFKLREGPIAVCGDIKEMFHQIGVTKMDQNCQRFLWRNGDVNSPVDIYVMELLIFGATCSPTIAQFVKNLNAKKFLDTLPRAVRGITDRHYVDDYVHCFQSEEDAVKILKEVIKIHKVAGFHLHGIKSNSKKVLDECGNPDGDKGSSGNTFCYDGVERILGIRWVPATDVFCFDLKLNKVDGRILRGKKIPTKREMLCLNMSIYDPFGFVSDFMVTSKIIMQSVWKSGIQWDEELPKEIYGRWKFWLAQLPNIVKFNVPRYYNPTYHNNDVELHIFTDASEDAMAAVGYWRVILQRCCSGSGPTTGCTNNTWQIEWRKF; translated from the exons ATGTCCGACAATCAGACGAAGAAAAGAACCAGTGGCCGAAACACCCAAGGAATTCCTCCAGCCCGTTTTGATTCTGAGATATACGATATGTCGCTTACCCATTCGCCGAAAGCAAAAACGCCGTCTCACAACCCTCAAAACGAACCCTTAAATGCCGCTTCGACCAGTACACCTCCAGCCAACCTCAATAATGttaattcttcttcttcttcacagCATCAAAAGACACCAGTCAACTCGCAAGCCTCAGTTCCAAAACCTGCAAATGAAATTATTGAGTTGAAGAAACACGTAAATGCACAAATGCAGCAAATGCAACGTCAAATGCAGGCAATCCAGACAGAGATTCTTGCTTCGACACAACAAATGCAAAATACCGCTAAACAAATGCAAGAACAATTCGCCAATTTACAATCACTGTCTGCAATGCCTTCTTTGATATCACTATTACAGCAAACACAAAGCCAAACACCACAGCTGCACGTAAGTCATAACCCACCATCTTCACATTTGCCAACAAGTGAGACGCAAGAGCCATTAAATTCACCAGACCGCACATCGTATCACCAACCGCCACCAGGATCATCCATAACCTCAGATATGTCTGTCCACAGTTCACACTCACAAAATTCATTACATTTGCCTCAGAAGAAAATTTATCCATTACCTACTTTTACAGGCCTTCCCGAAGAATGGCAGACATTTTACGAATCATTTGAAAGCACAACCACTGAATTTGGATACTCCAACTTACACAACATAATGCGCCTGAGAGATTCTTTAAAGGGCCGAGCAAAGGAATCTGTAGAATCCCTCTTAGGTAATTCAAGCAAGGTCGCCGCCATTTTGGAACTGCTGCAAGAAACATTTGGCCGACCGGAACAGTTGATcaggagccaaattgaaaaagtaagGTCGGTGTCACCAATAGCCAATGACAATCTTGAGGCACTCGTCAATTACGCCAACAAAATATGCAACATGGCCACATTTCTAAAGAACGCCAAAGGTGAGCACCATTTAACAAATCCTTCGCTTCTAAGTGAATTAGTGTCCAAGCTGTCAACCAATCGCCAAATGCAGTGGGCAGAAAAATGTCTGCAGCTTCAGGAACCAGCCACTATCGTTGATTTTGCAAATAGGCTTTCTACACTACGCCGCCTAGCCAATATGGTCAACGACACATTGCCAATTGCAAGCACATCTGCTAATCGCCGCCATGTACCAACAACTACTTCACAAACATCCACCCGAAAATTTGCCTGCGTTGGAGTTTCTTCTGGTCATCAATGTCCAGTTTGTAATGGTGAGTGCAAAGGCATTAAAAATTGTCCAACTTTTTTACAGATGTCACTGGATGATCGTTGGAGCAAAGTGAAGCAAATTAAAACATGCTTCAGTTGCTTAAAGAGAGGACATCAAGTAAAAAACTGCCACCAAAAAGGACGTTGTGGGGTAAATGGCTGCCAAAAACCACATCACTCACTATTGCACAAAACTTTTCCGGCATTGGAGTCTTCATCAGCCGTTTTGTCACAACCCAACATGAATACCGACGCAATAACACAACAAACCGAATCGCAATTAGACGCAAGAAGAAATTGCCATGCAACATGCCACACCGAAAACGTATTGTTCCAAATTCTGCCCATAACAATATACGGTAAGCAAAAACAACTCACGATCTACGCGTTTGTTGACGACGGAGCAAATGTATCAATGCTGCACACAGACATTGCAAACGAGCTAAATATACATGGCGAAAGAGATTTTTTGGAACTTCAGTGGCTAAATAATCACCGCACTTCACAAAACaccgaaaaaattaatattacgATTAGTGGAATTGGCCACTACAAAGATAAATATACAATTTCCAATATTTATTTATCAGCTGATCTGTCATTGCCAGTGCAGAGTTGCCACATGGCTCATTTTTTAAAATCCCAGGAATGtgaaaaaatctcaaaatttcCCGTGCATGATTATTCTAACGTGCGACCAATGATGATATTGAGCCTGCAACACTCATTTTTGACCGTTCCCTTAGAAGTTCCACGTCTTATAAGTGAATTTGGGCCTATCGTTACAATAACAAGATTGGGAGCTATTTTATATGGACCGATACCAGGTGATAAAAATAACACTAATAAACATGTTTTGCATTTTCGTAGGTGTTCAAAAACTGAAAATAATCTACTCGAAGATATGAACAACATGATGCGTGGTTATTTTGATGTAGAAACATTGGGCATCAAAGTTTATACAAAACCACTGATTTCAAAGAAGAACGAAAGGGCGATGCAGTTATTGAACAAGGCTACAAAGTGGGTAAATGGCAGATACGAATGTCCTCTTTTATGGAAGGAGAATGTACCACTAATACCGGAGTCATACGACATGGCACTAAGACGTTTATATAGCATCGAGCAAAAAATGGCTAAAAATCGTGAGTATGGAATCGAATACAAAGCAAAAATCGATGATTATATTAAGAAAGGATACTGTCGGAAACTTACAACTGAAGAAAAAGAAGCCAAATATGATCGTGTTTTTTATATTCCACATTTTGGTGTGAAAAATCCCAACAAAAAAGGTATTCGTCTTGTATTTGATGCCGCCGCTGAAATTAATGAATTTTCTTTGAACAAGGCCCTAATATCAGGCCCAGACCTAAATAATCCACTAATTAGCATTCTTTTTAAATTAAGAGAAGGCCCAATCGCAGTATGCGGAGATATAAAGGAAATGTTTCATCAAATTGGTGTAACGAAAATGGACCAAAACTGCCAAAGATTTTTATGGAGGAATGGAGATGTGAATTCGCCAGTGGACATATATGTCATGGAGCTTCTGATATTCGGTGCCACTTGTTCCCCCACAATTGcccaatttgtgaaaaatttaaatgccaaaaaatttttggatacaCTCCCTAGAGCCGTTCGTGGTATCACAGATCGTCATTATGTGGATGACTATGTCCACTGTTTTCAGTCCGAAGAAGATGCAgtcaaaatattaaaagaagTCATCAAAATTCACAAAGTTGCGGGATTCCACTTACATGGCATAAAATCCAACTCGAAAAAAGTGCTTGATGAGTGTGGTAACCCCGATGGCGATAAAGGTAGTAGTGGCAACACCTTTTGTTATGATGGAGTAGAACGAATACTCGGTATTCGATGGGTACCCGCAACAGAtgtcttttgttttgatttaaaacTAAATAAAGTGGACGGACGAATATTACGTGGTAAAAAAATTCCAACCAAACGAGAGATGTTGTGTTTAAATATGTCGATCTACGACCCGTTTGGTTTTGTGAGTGACTTTATGGTGACGTCGAAAATTATAATGCAAAGTGTGTGGAAGTCTGGTATACAATGGGATGAAGAGCTCCCTAAAGAAATATATGGCCGCTGGAAGTTTTGGTTAGCCCAATTGCCAAATATTGTGAAATTCAATGTGCCAAGGTATTATAATCCAACATACCATAATAATGATGTCGAACTTCACATATTTACTGACGCTAGTGAGGATGCAATGGCTGCGGTGGGTTATTGGCGTGTG ATTCTACAACGGTGCTGCAGTGGATCAGGTCCGACCACAGGATGTACAAACAATACGTGGCAAATCGAGTGGCGGAAATTTTAG
- the LOC131994307 gene encoding uncharacterized protein LOC131994307 isoform X3, whose product MSDNQTKKRTSGRNTQGIPPARFDSEIYDMSLTHSPKAKTPSHNPQNEPLNAASTSTPPANLNNVNSSSSSQHQKTPVNSQASVPKPANEIIELKKHVNAQMQQMQRQMQAIQTEILASTQQMQNTAKQMQEQFANLQSLSAMPSLISLLQQTQSQTPQLHVSHNPPSSHLPTSETQEPLNSPDRTSYHQPPPGSSITSDMSVHSSHSQNSLHLPQKKIYPLPTFTGLPEEWQTFYESFESTTTEFGYSNLHNIMRLRDSLKGRAKESVESLLGNSSKVAAILELLQETFGRPEQLIRSQIEKVRSVSPIANDNLEALVNYANKICNMATFLKNAKGEHHLTNPSLLSELVSKLSTNRQMQWAEKCLQLQEPATIVDFANRLSTLRRLANMVNDTLPIASTSANRRHVPTTTSQTSTRKFACVGVSSGHQCPVCNGECKGIKNCPTFLQMSLDDRWSKVKQIKTCFSCLKRGHQVKNCHQKGRCGVNGCQKPHHSLLHKTFPALESSSAVLSQPNMNTDAITQQTESQLDARRNCHATCHTENVLFQILPITIYGKQKQLTIYAFVDDGANVSMLHTDIANELNIHGERDFLELQWLNNHRTSQNTEKINITISGIGHYKDKYTISNIYLSADLSLPVQSCHMAHFLKSQECEKISKFPVHDYSNVRPMMILSLQHSFLTVPLEVPRLISEFGPIVTITRLGAILYGPIPGDKNNTNKHVLHFRRCSKTENNLLEDMNNMMRGYFDVETLGIKVYTKPLISKKNERAMQLLNKATKWVNGRYECPLLWKENVPLIPESYDMALRRLYSIEQKMAKNREYGIEYKAKIDDYIKKGYCRKLTTEEKEAKYDRVFYIPHFGVKNPNKKEKAQSQYAEI is encoded by the exons ATGTCCGACAATCAGACGAAGAAAAGAACCAGTGGCCGAAACACCCAAGGAATTCCTCCAGCCCGTTTTGATTCTGAGATATACGATATGTCGCTTACCCATTCGCCGAAAGCAAAAACGCCGTCTCACAACCCTCAAAACGAACCCTTAAATGCCGCTTCGACCAGTACACCTCCAGCCAACCTCAATAATGttaattcttcttcttcttcacagCATCAAAAGACACCAGTCAACTCGCAAGCCTCAGTTCCAAAACCTGCAAATGAAATTATTGAGTTGAAGAAACACGTAAATGCACAAATGCAGCAAATGCAACGTCAAATGCAGGCAATCCAGACAGAGATTCTTGCTTCGACACAACAAATGCAAAATACCGCTAAACAAATGCAAGAACAATTCGCCAATTTACAATCACTGTCTGCAATGCCTTCTTTGATATCACTATTACAGCAAACACAAAGCCAAACACCACAGCTGCACGTAAGTCATAACCCACCATCTTCACATTTGCCAACAAGTGAGACGCAAGAGCCATTAAATTCACCAGACCGCACATCGTATCACCAACCGCCACCAGGATCATCCATAACCTCAGATATGTCTGTCCACAGTTCACACTCACAAAATTCATTACATTTGCCTCAGAAGAAAATTTATCCATTACCTACTTTTACAGGCCTTCCCGAAGAATGGCAGACATTTTACGAATCATTTGAAAGCACAACCACTGAATTTGGATACTCCAACTTACACAACATAATGCGCCTGAGAGATTCTTTAAAGGGCCGAGCAAAGGAATCTGTAGAATCCCTCTTAGGTAATTCAAGCAAGGTCGCCGCCATTTTGGAACTGCTGCAAGAAACATTTGGCCGACCGGAACAGTTGATcaggagccaaattgaaaaagtaagGTCGGTGTCACCAATAGCCAATGACAATCTTGAGGCACTCGTCAATTACGCCAACAAAATATGCAACATGGCCACATTTCTAAAGAACGCCAAAGGTGAGCACCATTTAACAAATCCTTCGCTTCTAAGTGAATTAGTGTCCAAGCTGTCAACCAATCGCCAAATGCAGTGGGCAGAAAAATGTCTGCAGCTTCAGGAACCAGCCACTATCGTTGATTTTGCAAATAGGCTTTCTACACTACGCCGCCTAGCCAATATGGTCAACGACACATTGCCAATTGCAAGCACATCTGCTAATCGCCGCCATGTACCAACAACTACTTCACAAACATCCACCCGAAAATTTGCCTGCGTTGGAGTTTCTTCTGGTCATCAATGTCCAGTTTGTAATGGTGAGTGCAAAGGCATTAAAAATTGTCCAACTTTTTTACAGATGTCACTGGATGATCGTTGGAGCAAAGTGAAGCAAATTAAAACATGCTTCAGTTGCTTAAAGAGAGGACATCAAGTAAAAAACTGCCACCAAAAAGGACGTTGTGGGGTAAATGGCTGCCAAAAACCACATCACTCACTATTGCACAAAACTTTTCCGGCATTGGAGTCTTCATCAGCCGTTTTGTCACAACCCAACATGAATACCGACGCAATAACACAACAAACCGAATCGCAATTAGACGCAAGAAGAAATTGCCATGCAACATGCCACACCGAAAACGTATTGTTCCAAATTCTGCCCATAACAATATACGGTAAGCAAAAACAACTCACGATCTACGCGTTTGTTGACGACGGAGCAAATGTATCAATGCTGCACACAGACATTGCAAACGAGCTAAATATACATGGCGAAAGAGATTTTTTGGAACTTCAGTGGCTAAATAATCACCGCACTTCACAAAACaccgaaaaaattaatattacgATTAGTGGAATTGGCCACTACAAAGATAAATATACAATTTCCAATATTTATTTATCAGCTGATCTGTCATTGCCAGTGCAGAGTTGCCACATGGCTCATTTTTTAAAATCCCAGGAATGtgaaaaaatctcaaaatttcCCGTGCATGATTATTCTAACGTGCGACCAATGATGATATTGAGCCTGCAACACTCATTTTTGACCGTTCCCTTAGAAGTTCCACGTCTTATAAGTGAATTTGGGCCTATCGTTACAATAACAAGATTGGGAGCTATTTTATATGGACCGATACCAGGTGATAAAAATAACACTAATAAACATGTTTTGCATTTTCGTAGGTGTTCAAAAACTGAAAATAATCTACTCGAAGATATGAACAACATGATGCGTGGTTATTTTGATGTAGAAACATTGGGCATCAAAGTTTATACAAAACCACTGATTTCAAAGAAGAACGAAAGGGCGATGCAGTTATTGAACAAGGCTACAAAGTGGGTAAATGGCAGATACGAATGTCCTCTTTTATGGAAGGAGAATGTACCACTAATACCGGAGTCATACGACATGGCACTAAGACGTTTATATAGCATCGAGCAAAAAATGGCTAAAAATCGTGAGTATGGAATCGAATACAAAGCAAAAATCGATGATTATATTAAGAAAGGATACTGTCGGAAACTTACAACTGAAGAAAAAGAAGCCAAATATGATCGTGTTTTTTATATTCCACATTTTGGTGTGAAAAATCCCAACAAAAAAG AGAAGGCCCAATCGCAGTATGCGGAGATATAA